The DNA window GATGGTGATGGAATTTATTATAAAAACAAGCCGTTTGAAATGGACTACCCCCATCGGCAAGCTATGCGTATTTTGATAGAAAAGAAAGGCAAACCTTGCGATTACGAAGATTTTAAGGACGATGACGCAGGGATTTTTATTAAAAGCATTAGAGAATACCCTAATATCAATCACACCATACGTAACCTTATCTATGAATTACGCGGTGAATTACTGATTAACACGGGTAAGCGACTTATCGAGAACCATGAAAAAGGTGGCTGGTATCTAGATATTTGACCGCAACTATTACTGACAACTGACTGACCCTACACCCCTCATACTCAGGGGTGTTTTTAGTTTAAGGAGCATGTCTATGGATATGGACGAACCAGTCATTAGAATACACGATTTGGGGCTTGCGGCTGCGCTGGTGAGCCACGACTTCAAGTTACATGCTACTGACCGTGACCAAAATGGCCGCCTCTACTTTATCTTTAGACAAACTGACAACCTAACTCAAGACATTGACGCATATTGGGCTGACACACTCGTCGTTAAGGCGCGGACGTACTCAGACAATATCAAGATGCTTAAATCACGGATTTACGGAGAGCGGTAACTATGCGGCTCAGTGCAAGTTTAATAGCGAAGTTTCAGAAAAGGTACTTTGAGACCTTCGGTGAAGCTATTACGGCGGAACTCGCCGAATCGGAGCTGTTGAGTCTTGCCGAGCTGGTAGAGATTACGCGGAAGTTAGTCAAAGCAACCAATAAGGGAAATGGCAATGAAAAACAATCAAGCACCAAAAACCACAGTTGACCAAATAATTGCTGCCTTGACGGAAAGTGCTGTTAAGCTTTTTCACGACCAGTACAATGAGCCGTATATTGCTTACGACGGCAACGGCAGTAACGTCAGCAAAGTTCATTCAAATATAGCCAAGCTATGGCTAGTTCACTATTGTCACACCCAGCTAGGCAAAGTTCCTAGCACTGATGCAGTCAACCGTGTGCTGGATACACTGGCGGCACGCGCCCACTTTGACGGTAAGCAGCATGCTCTGGAAGCTCGCAGCGTCTACAACAAAGAGGGCTTGTGGTACGACCTTGGTGGCAGTGCTGTACATGTCACGCCGGAACGGTGGGAAGTCATCGAGCAGCCGCCAATCATTTTTAGGCGCTTCTCACATCAAAAACCCCAGGTTGTACCACGGCGCGGCGGAGACCTACGAGCACTCTTAAAGTATGTCAATATAACCGACGAAGCCGAACAACTACTGTTTCTGGTCTACGTTGTGGCAGCATTTATACCTGACTACCCGCACCCACTCTTAATCCTGCATGGTATACAAGGTGCTGGTAAAACTACGCCGATGATGATTATGAAAGACCTGATTGACCCGTCGTCGCTTAGAGAGGGTTTTTCACTGCCCAGCAAAGAGAGTGAATTTGCCCAAATCGCCAACCATCATTACTTCTTATTCTTCGACAACCTTTCGACGATGCCCGAAGCGTTTTCTGATACCCTGGCCAGGGCGGTGACTGGCGGTAGTTTTAGTAAGCGCGGCCTGTACACCGATGACGACGATGTTATCTACCGCTTTCAAAGGACTATTGCCCTTAATAGCATCAACCAGGTGGTCTACAAATCCGACCTGCTAGACCGCTCAATCCTTATACATTTAGAGCGCATTAGCGAGGATAAACGCAAGCCGTCCCAGCTTTTCTGGGCTGAGTTTGAGCATGACCTGCCAGACATACTGGGTGCAATCTTTGATGTATCAGTTAAGGCTCTCGCGTTGCGACCAAACGTTAAGCTCGACAAAGCAACCCGAATGGCCGACTTTTTACACTGGGGCTATGCTATTGCAGAAGCAGCCGGATATAGCGGCAAGGCATTCGAGCAAGCTTACTACGCCAACATCGCCACCCAGCATGACGAAGCGATTGAGGCCAATCCAGTCGCTCAGGCAATCATGGAGTTTATTAAAGACCAGGCAACGTGGACGGGCACGCCATCCGAACTATACGCACTGCTCACCCCGATAGCGTTCAAACTGGGGGTTAGTAATAGCCGAGGCTGGCCAAAAGATGCACCACGGCTTGGCAGGGTGCTGGAAATCCTAACCCCAAACCTTGCTGCTAAGGGTATCGTGCTAGAGCGGTCACGCGCTCAACAACGACTAATAACCATAACTAATACTACTGTCGTTACTGTCGTTACTGACGTTACCCCTGTAATAAATGCCTCTGATGATGACGGTACGACGGCAACGACGGCACAATCGGAGTTTAAGATGTAACACATAATCAAGATAACAATAAGGGGAAAGATATTTAAGATGCTAGTCAATAATTTTAAGGAGGTTAGAGATGGACAAATTAAACAATAAAACCGGTATTACTTTTCGCCTACAAGTCAAAGACTATAAGTTCAGAAGTGATGAAGGCAACACCTTCGATTTTGAAGATTGCACCGATTTGCATAGACTTTTTGCTTGGGCAATCGGCCATGTTGTAGATGAGTATGTATTTGAAGAACTACTTAAAGGTGATATTTCCAATATAACGATTGTGCTAAGCCCTGATAACTTAAAGGAGGAAGACTTTGTGACCGAAAATACAGGGTATAAGCTCTAACAATATGGAGATAGATATGTACGACAACACTTTAATAAGCTATAATATAAATGTTTTCACATCTGGTAGACACGCTGTTCGTGTTTTTATTTCTGCTCTTCAAGGGCAGCATGGTGCAGAAAGAAGCGAATAGCGACTGGATGTGAAAACAGCCATGCTGTCCTTTTTGATAGGAATAAAACCATGAACTACTCAGAACTAAAATTTGCCTTGTACGCCCGTAAGTCCACCGAGGACGAGGGTAAGCAGGTTCAGTCTATAGAAGACCAGATACACTATATGCGGCAAAAAGCTGATGACTGTGGTATAAAGCTAAAACGCAAAGACATTATCACCGAGGAGAAATCCGCTAAGGCACCTGGTAAACGGCCGAAGTTTTTGCAACTAATTGCTGACATCAAAGCCGGTAAGTACAACGCTATAACCTGCTGGCAGACCAACCGCCTGGCTCGTAACCCCGAAGAAGCGGGTATTATCCAACAACTACTGCAAGACGGAATTATCAAGTGTATTGTGACCAGTGACCGAACTTACTACCCCGAAGACAATGCTGTGGTGTTTGCTGTAGAGATGAGCATAGCCAATCAGTTTGTCCGCGACCTTATGAAGAATGTCCGCCGTGGCATGTATTCCAAAGCCGAAAAAGGCTGGTACCCTGGCAGGCCACCAATCGGCTACAAAAACGACCGTGAGGAGAAAATCATAATTGAAGACCCTGAGCGCTTTGATATGGTGCGCCGTATGTGGGACATGATGCTGACTGGTACCTACACCGTTAAGGCAATCGGTGAAATTGCCGATAAAGAATGGGGCTTACGCACTATCAAGCGCAAGAAAAGCGGCAATAAACCGCTGTCTTACAGTGGTGTTTATGATATGTTCCACAATCCCTTTTATAAAGGCGTCATACGCTACGGTGGTACAGAAAACCCTGGCAAGCATACAGCAATGGTTACCGAGGAAGAATATGACCGCGTGCAAAGCCTTATACACACCAAACTACCGGAACGGGCAAAGAATAAG is part of the Candidatus Saccharimonadales bacterium genome and encodes:
- a CDS encoding DUF5659 domain-containing protein, translating into MDEPVIRIHDLGLAAALVSHDFKLHATDRDQNGRLYFIFRQTDNLTQDIDAYWADTLVVKARTYSDNIKMLKSRIYGER